Genomic DNA from Theropithecus gelada isolate Dixy chromosome 1, Tgel_1.0, whole genome shotgun sequence:
taAGGATTACAGGTAAGAGTCATGCCAGGCCAATTCTTGACTTTAGAAGCAGGATTCAGAATAGTATAAATAAGGACTTCATTTtggtaaaaaatatatgtatatatgagacaCACAGAATGATCAGAAAGGATATATAGGGTATTAGTTGTCAACTTTGGATGGGAGTATGAagttctaatttttaatattttgcttgctatattttcaatttttagtattttgcttgcccttccctccctcctttccttcttcttcctttcctctttcccctccctccctctctctctttcttcctttctttcagacagagtctcactctgttgcccaggctggagtgcagtggcaccatctccgctcactgcaacctccacctcccgggtccaagcaattctcctgccccagtcttcccagtagccaagattacaggcatgcacaaccatgcccagttaatctttctatttttagtagagacagggtttcgccaatgttggtcagactggtctcaaactccttacctcaggtgatccgcccgcctcggcttcccaaagtgctgggattacaggtgtgagccactgcacctggcctatattttctaattttctacaatACATTTGCACTGTTTCTATGACAGAtactaaacatttttcaaaagaagtgaTGATTCATCAAATTACATTCTGCTGATAAATCAAGAAGACTGACAATTGACTACCGAATCTAGTAATATGGAAGTCACTGGTGACCTTGACAATATGTTTATGTGGTGTGGGGACAGTAAAACATGACTGAAATagtttagcagttcctcaaaacatAAACACAGTTAttgtatgacccagcaattacagtcctaggtatatacccaagagaactgaaaacatatacTAAAAAACCTTGTACACAAATATACACAGCAACATTATTTGTAGCtgccaaaagtggaaacaatccaaacgttcataacaaatgaatggataaagtgtggtatatccatgatggaatattattcagcaataaataaTGAAGTGCTGATAAATGCTACAACATTGATAAATCTAGAAAACATTAGACGAAGTAAAAAACACCtatcacaaagaaaaacatattgtatgattccatatatatgaaatgttcatAACAGGCAattccataaagacagaaagcttTTTAGTGCTTGCCTATGGCAGATGGAGAGGTgatggggaatgactgctaatgggtataaGGTTGGTTTGGGGATGTtttgaacattttgaaaatgttctaaaattatagtgttgatggttgtacaactctgtaaacataataaaaaccagtgaactgtatactttaaaaagcTGGATTTTACAGTACATGAATTATATCACAAAACAGCTgttaataaaatcaaaagcagcaAAATCTAGctgatgtatatatttgtttcacTTCTTTATGGTACTTTCTGATTTACTATtctcttttgttgccattgcacagtttttttttttttatttaacctcttttacttccagagatttttttttttttttttttttgagatggagtctggctctgtcgtccgggctgtagtgcagtggtggcacaatctttgctcactgcaacctccacctcccaggttcaagtgattctcctgcctcagcctcctgagtggttgggattacaggtgcccgccactgtgcccgaccaatatttgtgtttttagcagagatagggtttcgccatgttggccaggcttgtctcaaactcctgacctcagatgatccgtccgccttggcttcccaaagtgctgggattacaggtgtgagccactacgcctgaccCGATCATTTTTTATTAACcttattctcctcctcctctctctctttaagagacagagtctcgctgtgctgcccagactggcctcaaactcctaggctcaagcaattctccccctcctcagactcctgggcagctgggactacaaacacacACCACGTTCAGCTAACTCCCCATCTCTTAATCCCTATGCCTACACCATTCCCAAACCTTCCCAAATTAAAGATTAACCAGAcagagaaaatatacttttacAGTTTAAGAAATGTTAAACGTGACAACTGTTCAGGATCTACTTTTTACACAATCTCAGTAACATAtgtacatattaaaaaaaaaaaaaggagcatttGCCTGGGAACAACACATCACTATAAGCAAACAAAACATCAAATAGCCAGAATTCTAAAATACACTTTggattatataaaattacattgtAAAGTTACAAAACAAATGTTGCTCATTCTTGAGAAATGTTTCAATGTTTAAATAATGTTGCCATAATACATATtcatggcattaaaaaaaaaaatggtgaatacAAGGTATCATCATTTTAAGGGTAAAGAGATCAAGCAAGTACATATACAAATCCATTGGAAAAGCTAACTTTGGAGCTGATTTCCTCTCTTGGATTGTAAAATTTCAGTAATACACAGTCATTATCTACTGCTGTAATAACGCCTGAGCAATTTAGGTAAAGatacaaacaataagaaaaaccCTGCCCAAATATTCAAACTTGCAGAATTCtagttaaaataatagaaaaatataaaatttatcctTCCAAAAAAAGGTATCTAAGACAAAGGTATAGATACCCCATGTAAATTATTCACAAGTTATATGTGAATCAACCTTTTCTGTATTCCttaaataaagttatataattAACTGATGAAAAAACAAGTTTCGTATTCAAAGACACTTTCAGAACACATCTACAATTAACTTATTAATGtggaagtatattttaaaaaacagctatTTCATTGAAGTCTTTAAGTACaggagattttatttttggtgcaTCTTCTTACGCATTTCTTCAAGagctgcttctttctctctcagcaCCTGCTTAAGtcttcttattttttcatctCGAATGGTTTCTTCTAACTCTGGTGGTGTCACTGGGAAAATATCCTCGGtataatttttattgaagaaatgaCTTTGTTCATAAGCTGCATCTGAATTCAATGTGCCTTTCTCTTGCCTCTCATAGGTATAGTATTCTATCTCagttctcttttcttgtctggttttgctgTGACTCGTGAGAATGTTATGTTGTGACACATCTGAAGTTGGTAAAATACTGCTTAGAGGTTGGGAACTGTTGACATTAGCTTCCCCATTTATGATTGTGTTATAAgcattctctgtttttctcttctttatgtgATCCATCTTCTTaatagtttttgcttttcttttcgtATCAAAATTCTGCTGCAATATCAAATAacattccaaaacaaaaacaaaatgttattgcTAAATGCACGGGGCACTATCAAGTTTAACAACGTCTGCAGAAACAAATATTTAGCTATTACAATTAACAAAATTTATGGAAGACAACTACagcaagaaagaaatatttcccaCTGTATGGTACCAAAATGTCTTAATCACATTCAGTAAGAAGAAATTGCCTAATTCACATTTTCTTGCTCAAGTATTAGAAGCCATACTGACCTACCATAGAAATAAATAGCACTTGTAAACTGCCTGAGATATACAAGTGATTTAGTTTTTTTCCGTTCCTTTGCACAGCAGGCACATGTGGAGGATTTTCATTAGAAAAGGTTTACTAGTCTCTGATCTAAATTTCAGAATATTACATGATAATGACATATTCATAAGTCAAACTATAACAGTAGACAAAGTTATAGACATTTCATCATTATTAGCTATATGAGTTGCTTAAAAGGTTAGTATTAAGAACATATGCATGCTTCCACtacatttgaattatttcatttatataagcGTTCTCAAAGTAGAATGACTAGTTAAAAAGCTATGGCCATTTTCTTgtaacacaatggaaaaaaaaatgtcgctggtgaataaaaacaattaaaacacatCTTTAACTGGGATGCATTTTTacctgtgcgtgtgtgtgtgtgtgtgtgtgtatatatatatataaacatgtaaatttttttttttttttggagacgggagTTTCcttctgttgccagactggagtgcagtgacaccatctcagttcactgcaacctccgcctttcaggttcaagcgattctcctgccctcagcttcgcgagtagttgagactacaagCGTGCGCTACctcatccagctattttttgtatttttagtacagatggggtttcaccatgttggccaggatggtctcgatctcttgacctcgtgatctgcccacctcggcctcccaaagtgctgggattacaggcatgagccacggcgcccggcctggttctttttttttgagatggagtcttgccctgtcgcctggcctggagtgcaatgatgcgatctcggctcactgcaacctccgccttccgggttcaagcgattctcctgcctcagcctcttgagtagctgggattacaggcacccgccaccatgcccagctaatttttatatttttagtagagacggggtttcaccacgttggtcaggctgctcttgtactcctgacctcaggtgatccacctgcctcagcctctcaaagtgctggggccGGGTTGTTTTAAATATCGTTTTGGTACTATGTATTTGCAAAACCAGTAACAGCCGTCATTTATACTAAAGCACAAGGGTTAAAACCAAATcaagaaaattaatattcatGTATCATTTGTAGTACCTATGAAGAGCACATTAAAATGTATTACCtacctgttttctctctccttccttcaccATAAACTCTGTCTCTTTGTAAGTGCCACTGTTTACCAAACTGCTAAAGGAATCAAAACCTTCTCCAGAGGTCAAACGGTCAGGAATTCGAGTAAGGCACACTCTCAAATCTTTAGTAAGgccaaatatctttttaaattcagcATCACTCTTCAGATGTGATGCCTTATTACTTCTTCCGTGGGAATCTTTCTTGTCATTTCTTCCTTGGGCACCTTTATCTGATGTTGATGCCATCTCATTATGGTTCTggaattaggaaaagaaaacacacaaacaataCTGCTAATTATTCAAGTTACTTTATTAAACAAGCAGTAAGTGATTATTTCATCTTACATAAAAGAACACATCATGCTTTATGATTGGTTTGTATTATCCTTGCCTTACCACCCACACTcaaaaaactgaataaaacatTCCCCTCCTACAATTTCTCAATTAATTTGTTGAACTAGAAAGGTAATAAGTAGTCAACTCTAAAACAACTGAAATGAGAATACAGACTAATGAcaacattaaaataacatatatgaCATTATTTAGAAATTGTAGTCTTCTGGAAAGTCACACATGGCTTTAATCAATCTTGTATTTAACAATCAGAATTTACCTCCTTACATCTCTGGAGTTCAATGAATTCTGAAGGGGAGAAATGCTGACATTATTGAGTAGACCTCCAAGTAAGCAAGGAAAAGGTGGGTACAAATATCTAGTAAGCACACAGACAGACAAACCTTAAGTCGAACATAAAGGTAACTATGTGGGCATGTTTGGTAACTGGCTGAGGAGTCACAAAGagctaataaaaagaaaaatgaaatttgtctaccaaaaaataaactcATCAAATATGCTGATAAAATCTTATTTCCACAAATTACTGAAAGGTATTGATTAGCCCTGTCTCACCTTTTCCATGGTATaccaccaccacaaaaaaaaccccacaaaaccccGAAACCAACTCTTTTACATGCATACTGATCTCCTCATATACTAAAAAGGCTATTATATatgaacatacatacatacatgtatgtatatacatatactcaCACATTTTCACTAAGCTTTGAATTCACATTATCCTTCCCCAACTCTTCTAAACTTTTTTgctctgtgatttttttgttttaaagatttggCATGCCAAGTGATTCAAGAGAAAGATTGTACTCCTTTGTACAAGATTGTACCCAATTGTACTCCTCCTCAAATTTGCTCAGATGgaagttttgaaattaaatacTCATATGTGTACAGTCTGTGTGTGATAGGGTTGGCAGTGGGGGAAAGACGTATCATAGATAACTTTgagaattaagaaaacaaacttttctatatagatatataaaaagagCACCCTGACATGGGAAAATTACCTTTGGTTCTTGGTCTCTGAAAACACACTGTTGTGAAGTAACAGTTGTTGCATCAACAGAGGAACTTATTTTCTCTATGCTctggaggatacttccttttctGGGGGCATTGTGTCCTGTACTAAATCCATCTGGAAAGATTGGATTTGTGAataaagtcttactctgttttaAGTAGTTACTGAATTGGTTCATATGTGGATTTGTGGTAGAAGGAGATGGTTTCTCCACTTTATTCTTCTCTGCCCTTAGATTGGCCATGGAAGCAAGCTGGGTATTGGAAAGTGATTTTGTCTCCATCTGGGAAGATTTACTTTTAGCCAAAACAATATTTACAACCTCTCTGGATATTTCTGTGACTGGACTTGAACTCACTATCTGTAACGTGTCTTTTCTTACTGGAGTATCAGGAGAAACAGAATTCTGTTTGTCAATTTGTGATGGCAGAACATCTGTCCCCTTTTTAGCCAACAGATAGACTTTCCCATTAAACATAACCAAAGCATTATCTTTAATAGGCATATTTTTGGATTGTGTCCCACTACGATCGATGGTACTCAATGATGGCATATTTATAGTATTATCTCCCAAATTTTTCCTATCTAcgaaagtttttaaaatctttgaagCCACATTATTTGAAGACTTAACAGGAACAAGAGATGGCGTAAAAGGTTGTAGATTATCTTGGAAAATCCATTTCACTGGAGCTGCTTGAGAATGCTGACCACCTTTCAATTGTGTCTCTGTAGCAACATTCTTTGGAATTTGTGTGGTATTTAGTATTACTGGCTTTGCTATTTCTGTAACAGGTTTTGGGTAAATGTTTTGAAAGTTCTTGGTAACTACATTTTTCACTGTATTTACAGGAGATACATAAATAACAGTTGGCATTTGGGAGGCCTCAACCATTCCTGAGGTACTGGTGGTGG
This window encodes:
- the LRIF1 gene encoding ligand-dependent nuclear receptor-interacting factor 1 isoform X2, yielding MASTSDKGAQGRNDKKDSHGRSNKASHLKSDAEFKKIFGLTKDLRVCLTRIPDRLTSGEGFDSFSSLVNSGTYKETEFMVKEGERKQQNFDTKRKAKTIKKMDHIKKRKTENAYNTIINGEANVNSSQPLSSILPTSDVSQHNILTSHSKTRQEKRTEIEYYTYERQEKGTLNSDAAYEQSHFFNKNYTEDIFPVTPPELEETIRDEKIRRLKQVLREKEAALEEMRKKMHQK
- the LRIF1 gene encoding ligand-dependent nuclear receptor-interacting factor 1 isoform X1, translating into MSNNLRRVFLKPAEENSGSASRCVSGCMYQVVQTIGSDGKNLLQLLPIPKSSGNLIPLVQSSVMSDALKGNTGKPVQVTFQTQISSSSTSASVQLPIFQPASSSNYFLTRTVDTSEKGRVTSVGTGNFSSSVSKVQSHGVKIDGLTMQTFAVPPSTQKDSSFIVVNTQSLPVTVKSPVLPSGHHLQIPAHAEVKSVPASSLPPSVQQKILATATTSTSGMVEASQMPTVIYVSPVNTVKNVVTKNFQNIYPKPVTEIAKPVILNTTQIPKNVATETQLKGGQHSQAAPVKWIFQDNLQPFTPSLVPVKSSNNVASKILKTFVDRKNLGDNTINMPSLSTIDRSGTQSKNMPIKDNALVMFNGKVYLLAKKGTDVLPSQIDKQNSVSPDTPVRKDTLQIVSSSPVTEISREVVNIVLAKSKSSQMETKSLSNTQLASMANLRAEKNKVEKPSPSTTNPHMNQFSNYLKQSKTLFTNPIFPDGFSTGHNAPRKGSILQSIEKISSSVDATTVTSQQCVFRDQEPKNHNEMASTSDKGAQGRNDKKDSHGRSNKASHLKSDAEFKKIFGLTKDLRVCLTRIPDRLTSGEGFDSFSSLVNSGTYKETEFMVKEGERKQQNFDTKRKAKTIKKMDHIKKRKTENAYNTIINGEANVNSSQPLSSILPTSDVSQHNILTSHSKTRQEKRTEIEYYTYERQEKGTLNSDAAYEQSHFFNKNYTEDIFPVTPPELEETIRDEKIRRLKQVLREKEAALEEMRKKMHQK